The DNA segment CTTAATATATggacattttatattaatatattattatttacaaaaaatcatgttaaacttgtatttataattattctataattggTCTAtctatttcatattatttttaattcttatcaATAGTTAGTCTTCTTTCATTGATCCTTACTATATTTTCTAGTTAAATAAgaatacaatataaattattaatatggtAAAGTTAAATTGCACAAATATCAATAATCCTTACAATATAGAAATCCCACCTGTAAAGAGGAtgtattcaatttttcaaaattttagattaaatatatttttaattcttacactgttatcaaaattataatttatttttgtcttaaattttaaaataatttaattttaaaattttaaaataaattaatataattgttttaactaaatcaaatttaaattttataacgTATAACATAGTGTTACTGATTGACATATAAAGTAGTGTTACTATATTAAATATCagtttaaaatgatatttaattcataaaagaatttaatatttttgtttaaaaaaactataacatTTATTCTTCaagtttaaaatctaaaatatatcaaaatttaaaaaaaaagtaaatttcaattttacacaatttaaaaattatgaatacatttaaatctaaattcatatatatatatatatatatatatatatatatataaaagttaatatataattcaaaacatttttttaaaattaaatatattttacatatttaactctttaaaaaaaattctacagATTTTAAcactctaaaaatatttattgaattgcTACCGCTGCAAATCCCTAACTTCTTCCAACATTACACACACTACAAACCACATAGTAATTTTTATGCAACCGCCGTTATTTTTGTttacacaaaatttatatttagaataaaaaaagtaaaaacaaagttaatttccattttatctaaatttatcGTATTGCAATTCAAAGAAACAACTAAGAGCGTATTCCGATTTTACCtgcataatttaaattaatttttaattttcattaaacattAATAGCAGTAGATTCAAAACGTAgtttattcacattttttttaacgttagaataataaaatgttaagaaaatacataatttcgtgatagttatttaaaaatatatataataataattttttaagtgaataatttatttaattagtttcagtattaaatagtaatattatttttatctgttaaaaaaatataattatctaacTAAAGGATGacattaaaaatcatatattctTTATTCACTATATTTCATCACTTTCTTTCAAACCTAGTTTGATAGACATTTATCTGAAATTTCTGttaattaagtttaactcaattaaTTTCTTAACAAAAGACACAAACCTAGATAAAGTTAGCAGCTATCATTGTTTATTCCATTTAGTTACAGTATTAGTGCTTTATCTTGACCTGAGCCATGAACATGAAATGCAGGAAAGTTGGTGGCGTGCCATTCTTGTAATTTCACCAAAAGTAAGGGGTAATGAGTGTGTGACGTCAGCAAGATAGCTACCCGCACTACTAACTCATGGGGAAAGATAAATTATTGAATGCTTTTCTTTATCAATGCATATTTATCACTTCAGGTTTTCAGTCaattttaacatgaaatttaattaaaaacaacttttttaatttattatgcaACCCATAAAATTCtatactattaaataaaaaaagaaaaacatgaattaagtaatagaaaatttatcTTCATCAAAGAGATATTTAAATCATGGTTTTAAACTTAAACACACTTAAATGATGTTACACATGTTTTAACAAGATAAAGTTTGAAGTTTATAACTTTGAAACTAAGATTGACTTTGGAAGAAAATGAATGTGttggtaaaaaagaaaatgatctTAAACAGaggaaaatttcaaatcaaacaataatttaGCGATGGCCACCACCACTGCTGCTGAGAACAGACACCTATGTTTCATTTCACAATCCGACAAAGCTTTCTCTACTGAGTGGCTCCCAATGTAATATTCCCCAAATTCCCTCCTTTTTCACAAcccttttctcttcctctcaCTTCCATTTATTTTCTCACAAGGGTCAtcagaaagagagagaaagaacacATACAGAACAGAACAAAGGAagctgaagaaagagaaagcacaTCACAGTTCCACAGAACCTGAACGTAAACACAGACACCAACGATCTTACTCTCACTTCACCTCACCAACTAAACCACACCCTTTTCATTATCatcatcgtcttcttcttcttcttcttcttcttcttcttcttcttcttctttctgcaACTTTATCTTTCTTCTACCGTATTCTCTGCACAAATGGAGGTCATAGCTCTCTACAAGCTTGAATCTCGTGGGATAGTGTAGTCCCTTCGAGACCTTTCCTTTACGACTTTGTCACTCTCGAGCTCGTTCTTTTTCCTCTTCgtgctctccttttctctttacttttctctttcGCTCTCTAGAACTTCCTCTGCCGGAGGATGGCCATCTCGTGCCGGAAACTGACCGTCGTGAACTTGGATCCAGAGAGAAAGCGAAGCGGGGGGTTGAGGACTAAACAGGCGGGGAGAGGATCGTGCCGTGGTAGTTAGTTTTTCGGGAATGTGCTTtttgctctctctctctttcttcgtGAATGAATGCTAGTGTGACTCCATTGCGTTGGAAAAAGGATAACTTTTTACAGGTTTCGGAACCCCTTTTGCGAAAAACCAAATGGGGTTTTTGCTCAAAGAGGTTTTGAGGACTCTGTGCTCAAGGAATCGCTGGTCTTATGCCGTGTTTTGGAAGATCGGTTGCAACAATTCCAAGTGAGTTTCAAATGCCTTTTCTTTGTGTCTtgtgctctctctctctctctctctctatactTTTAGCTTGTGAGGAATTCAGGGAGAATCAGGTTGGCttgttgggttttttttttttcggttggatgtgattttgatgctcGTACTTTCAAAGAGGGATCTCAAGTGTTTAGATTCTATTTCCGGGGTTGCTTCGTTTTCGAGATAAAGTCCACATGTTAGTTCCTGTTTTGGAACTTTATTTGGGCCTTTGTTGCTTCTCTTCTGTTTTGTTTTCAAGaatcttttgtttctttaaaacataagtttgtttttttaactaaaaagaaGTTTATTTGCCTTGATTTGTAAAGACACTATCTATTGATTCAGTACTTGTTTGATTCTGTTTGGTCTTATCTTCTTGTGTCGTTAATAAAAATCTGACCCTTTTCTTCTAAGTTAATTTGAAACGTTGTCGGTTTAATCTTATTATAATCTCTCTATTTAATACTAATCACCATGATGCTTTGAGTATTCTGttgaaaaatttgttaaattttttagcTTTAAATAGTTAAATCCCCGAATCAATTACAAGTGAGAAAAAGGGTTTACTTAGCTCAGGATCTTCAATTTGAAGCTTGTAATTGTGAAATGAATTATGAACTATAATTAGTAGTTTGTGCTTGGTTTTATGTATTGTTTTGTAGGTAGACATTAACTACAAACATAGAAAACTGctgctttatttattttttctttccttaatCTCCTGAAAAccatttcctttgtttttttaaccaaaCGTATGAATCTATTGTTGCTTGTCTTCTAActtttgtgtttgctttccCACAATGTTTTCTAACCTTCCAGGTAGACGCCAAAGTATTATGCTTTGACTTTATGCCCTGATTGCAGCTAtggtttgtttgtttgagttaACTGAGTATGGTTTACTTGTCAGGCTGTTAATCTGGGAAGATCACTACTATGAACCCTTGCCATCTCCTTTCCCTCCACGTACTGTTGGGATGTCTAATTTTCCATACCGAGACGGGGAAGGGTGCTGGTTTTCTTCTGAGTCTCAACTGGGGATTCAGGAGGAGGACAGAGTCGGTGGATTGATTAACAAAATGATGTTGAATAATTCAGTCAGTATTGCTGGAGAAGGGTTGGTCCTCCCTATTATTGCCTTTTCATTGCTTATCATTATCAATATTTCAAGTGTTTTCCTTCTGATTCCCATCTTACTCAAGtgccatcttttgttgttaACCAGGATGGTTGGACGGGCAACATTTACAGGAAACTATCAGTGGATTCTTATGAACAATTTCAGTAGAGATGCATATCCACCAGAGGTATAGAGTTGATTCTATTCCCCAGGATTATGTGCTAATAGTTTATGATTAATATCTTGGTTTCCTTTTTAAGTTTGATGGTAAGGCagataaattttctataatctTCCATTATCttggtaaattttttttaaataagaatttttttaactaaagcTGTTGGTCAAATGAGTGTATAAGAAATGAATGACGTAAGCTTCTTTTATGTGATAGAGtgtatttatttcaataatggTCAAAGGCTTGGAGTAGGTGAACATATgaacttctttttcatttctctttattGCTGTTTTTTTTTGTAGGTATATTCTGAGTTGCATTACCAATTTTCTGCTGGAATGCAggtttgtgatttttttgtgTATTTCACAGTACCAGTTATTATCCTGAGTTGGATTTTTATTACTGTTTCTTAATTGTGGACTACTATCATTTGCAGACAGTAGCAGTTATTCCTGTGCTTCCTCATGGGGTTGTTCAATTTGGTTCTTTATTTCCAGTAAGCCTTTCTCAAGCTTTCTGTAATTTTAAAGAAACTTAAGACCATGTctgaaatgatattttgatggAAAATGGGATTATGATGAGAAGTCACATTCTTTGGATCATAAATAAGTGCTTCAGGTCAACTTAAAAGCCATATACCATTCATGGATCACACCATTTATGGCATGAATATGTCCATCCTTGAAAACTGAAAGAATGGCATGAGTTCTTTTGCTTAGAATGTGTCTATCCTTAAAAGTTCATGATTGTGAACATACCCGAGTTTTCTGGTGACTGAATATAGATACATGCAGCCAAGTATGTTTGGCGTTTGTCCGCTGCCCCAATGTTAGCTAATGCAGCCATTCAATCTTGTTACTGCAGATAATGGAAGATATTGGATTTGTGAATGATGTGAAGAACTTGATCTTGCAATTGGGATCTGTACCTGGTGCCCTTCTTTCTGAAGATTATTCAGCAAAAGTTTCTAGTGAAAGACTTGGTGTTCCTTTCACTGCTGATACACCTGTCATTACTTCTAAATGCACTCCCTCTGCAGCTAATGGCTCCAACCAACTAACTAATTCTACTATTGCTTCAAGGTCTGTTGCTCCATCACCTCATCCGCCAAGGGGAGAAATGGATAATTACCAGGGTTCTGCATTGACACCTCAAACCTATGACCAAAAGCAAATATTTGATAGCATTTGCCAACCAAAGTCTCATTCAATGGTAAAAACAATGGCCTATAGCCAGCAGAAGAAGACGGTCGTCCATACTGAAGCTAAAGTGATACCTACAAATTTTGATTCATGTATGCAACAGCCTTCTGCATATAATTCTAGATCTGCATTCAATGAATTAGCTGGCTTCAATCAATTAAATCTGAGTTGCAACCTTAACTATATGGAACAACAAACATCAGGTGTTGGAAGACAGAGTCAGGTTAATCGCAACATGAATCCATCAAGTGCCTCAAACATGCCTCAACTGAAAACAGGTGGAGGCAAAATTCTTGAACAGAATCAGAGTTCTGGTGGCGGTTCACTATTTGGAGGAATCCCAATATGTGGTGGGAGTAATCTTTTGAGGACAAATATGATTAACTGCTCTGTTTCAAGTTCTCCCAAAGTACCCACTTCTGAATTTTCAGGAAGTCACAAGATTGAGTTTGGGCttcaaaataacaattcaaCAACTGATGCTGGGCTCTGTTCTGTGCCTAATTTCTGTAACCAATCAGTTACCAGTCACATGAATCTAGAAAACTCTGCTCAGAAGAACCTTCCCATTGATTTAAAGCATGCTTGTGATGCTTTCGTTTCAACTGATCAAAGGATACATGATGATTTGCTTCATACCGCACTTAATATTCCGTCTCTTCATCTTGAGGAGAATGAGCCTATGGGTGATCATATCCCTGGTTTTGTTCAAGATTGCCTCAATAAAGATTTTACTAGTATGGTGAAAATGAATGTTAAGCATGAAGAGACCTATACTCAACCTCCATCAGGGGACGATCTCTTTGATGTTTTAGGCGTGGATTTGAAAAGGAAACTACTCAATGG comes from the Vigna radiata var. radiata cultivar VC1973A chromosome 2, Vradiata_ver6, whole genome shotgun sequence genome and includes:
- the LOC106756155 gene encoding transcription factor LHW, which codes for MGFLLKEVLRTLCSRNRWSYAVFWKIGCNNSKLLIWEDHYYEPLPSPFPPRTVGMSNFPYRDGEGCWFSSESQLGIQEEDRVGGLINKMMLNNSVSIAGEGMVGRATFTGNYQWILMNNFSRDAYPPEVYSELHYQFSAGMQTVAVIPVLPHGVVQFGSLFPIMEDIGFVNDVKNLILQLGSVPGALLSEDYSAKVSSERLGVPFTADTPVITSKCTPSAANGSNQLTNSTIASRSVAPSPHPPRGEMDNYQGSALTPQTYDQKQIFDSICQPKSHSMVKTMAYSQQKKTVVHTEAKVIPTNFDSCMQQPSAYNSRSAFNELAGFNQLNLSCNLNYMEQQTSGVGRQSQVNRNMNPSSASNMPQLKTGGGKILEQNQSSGGGSLFGGIPICGGSNLLRTNMINCSVSSSPKVPTSEFSGSHKIEFGLQNNNSTTDAGLCSVPNFCNQSVTSHMNLENSAQKNLPIDLKHACDAFVSTDQRIHDDLLHTALNIPSLHLEENEPMGDHIPGFVQDCLNKDFTSMVKMNVKHEETYTQPPSGDDLFDVLGVDLKRKLLNGNWDNLLASDSDANRERLDKKATCMNMPSVRPDNSYSVKEATSDSGIFSGTGTDHLLDAVVSKAQSAPKQSSDEMSCRTTLTRVSTASVSSPACNQVLSDHVLKGLFDFPKNGAKRAAGETSSLRSGCSKDDAGNCSQMTSIYGSKLSSWVENGNSVKRESSVSTGYSKRPEEVCKSNRKRLKPGENPRPRPKDRQMIQDRVKELREIVPNGAKCSIDALLEKTIKHMLFLQSVTKHADKLKQTGESKIVSKEGGLLLKDNFEGGATWAYEVGSQSMVCPIIVEDLNPPRQMLVEMLCEERGFFLEIADLIRGLGLTILKGVMEARNDKIWARFAVEANRDVTRMEIFMSLVRLLDQTVKGGASSSNATDNNMMMYHHSFPQATQIAATGRPSSLQ